Within the Syngnathus scovelli strain Florida chromosome 6, RoL_Ssco_1.2, whole genome shotgun sequence genome, the region GGGGGTTATACATGAGCCCGGCGAGAGGAAGTGGGAAAACACTGGTTCACTGCTGCAGAAAGACGCCTATCGACCCAGAGTTCAACCTTTTCCTCTACATTGggaagattgttttttttccaataccGGTTTGAAAGGAGTTGGTGGAGGGGGAGGAGCTTGGAACAGGTAAGTGGAGGAGGGAAGAAAGACATGTAAGGATTGGGGTACGTGAAGGGAACGCGGGGTGGTTGAATGTGTTAACACACTGGAAGACTGCATCAAACCAATGCACTGCTCTGAGACAGCCTGAGCAGCTGAGAGGAGTGCGTCAGCAGTACATTCACGTTCCCACTGAAGGACaaagggaggggggcacaaatctTAGTTGCCTGCAACACACATGGAggtggaggggaaaaaaggagAAGGATTGGATCATAAACAAGAAGAGAAAACTGGGATCGGGATGCCGCTGCCGCCTGCTTGTGTGTGACGGTGGGCTGCCTTGTAGAGAGCTTGCTtgccacctccttctctccatcTCCCTCCCTTATTCTCTTTTGCGCACTCTATCTTCCCCTTGCTCGtgatctctcactctctctctccctctctccctctcactGTTCCAGTCAGGCTACTGCAGCAGtccaccagccagccagccgcacACATGGCCAACTAACACAACTTCCTACCTCAGCCAGCCTCGGAGGAGGAAAACTATCAACTAAGCAAGGCGACCGCAGGAGACAAGCTAAAAGAAGGACCGACTAGTGCAGGGACGAGTCCTCAATTGCCGTTTACGGATACGGAGCCGACTTTGTCACACATCtatcctctctctcttttttttttgctcttgagGACAAGGAGCGCTCCCTCTCGCTTTCTCGCTCACTCTTCAACAGCCTTTTGCCAAGGTCTGGCAGTGCAGCGCATACTCATTCTACAGCCGACACCACTCCACCTCCATCCCCCTtgcacaccaccaccaccaccccctcCCCGAGGAGGAATAGACGGATTACTGCTAAGTGTGCACACGGCAGCCTGCAGCTGCTCTGACCGGGCCAGCCCGATTCTCGGAGGAAGCAAGAGAAGCGCAgaggaaaaggaaaagaagaagagaGGACGAGAATGAGGGGGATGATTGTGCCTGGAGTTCTTCAGCCTTTTTCTGTCTCTCAGTTTCTGTCACAACAGGGCTAATCACCAGCCAAGGAGCCCTTGGCAAAGTCACACCGAGGGAGGTCTTGCCACCAAACAAGGCGACCAGCATGAAACAGGAGACGGCTGGACTATGATTTATTcaatttgatatatatatattttttatcactTTTTGTCTCCTCTTTCAACCCAACAAAATTCACCATGGATCAGTTTTACGTCTGAAAGACTTGGGGCCAGGATCTGGGGCAACGGAGATTTAAGTACCTGGCAAGCCTTTTTGGCCTTACCTGTATCCCATTGCTCAGTCCTCACGACCAGGAGCCATTTTGTACCCTCAGCCAATCAAGGCAAACCAAAACGACAAAATCCTGCCACACTGACCCATGGACAGACGTTAGAAATCGATGAGACGAAAACGATTTCCAAACTAATGAGGTAAGTCAAGTTATTGCTCTTATGGAAGCTTATTTAGATGTTTTCCTTCTTTGGCCCTTGTCCTAATCTCTCTTCACCTATCTCTCTTCTTTCTGCTTCTGGCGCATTCAATTTCGATGCAGCGTCTTCCTGCTCTGTCGATGGAACTCGGGAGCCTCAATTTGCTCCAGCCAGGCTAGGGTGTTGCATCCTCTGGTGTGTGCCATCTCCCCCCACCATGCAGAATAATGTGCCCTCCACATCATGAGTCCTTTGGGCCAGGTTAGTGTGCAGCTTACCTGGAACACAGCCCTGCTTGCCGTGCTCTCCCTCATGGTGCCTGCTCTCAGTATGTGCCAGTCCAGCAGCCCAGCCCTGGGCTCAGCCAGCTCGCAGAACTGCCCAGGCATGTGCTCTTGCACCAACCAGCTCAGCAAGGTGGTGTGCACCCGCAGAGGCCTGGTTCGGGTTCCTTCTAACATCCCAGCCAACACCAGGTACCTTAACCTGATGGAAAACAGCATAGAGACCATACAGGCTGACACCTTCAGGCACCTGCATCACTTGGAGGTGCTGCAGTTGGGCAGGAATGCGATCAGGCAGATTGAAGTGGGGGCCTTCAATGGCCTGACCAGTCTTAACACTTTGGCGCTGTTTGACAATAGGCTGACGGTGATACCCAGTGGAGCTTTTGAGTACTTGTCAAAGCTAAGAGAATTGTGGTTGAGGAACAATCCCATCGAGAGCATCCCATCCTACGCCTTCAATCGCGTCCCCTCTTTAATGAGGTTAGATCTCGGAGAACTGAGAAAGTTGGAGTACATCTCAGACGGGGCGTTTGAGGGTCTTCAGAACCTCAAATACCTCAATTTGGGGATGTGCCACCTAAGGGAATTCCCCAATCTCTCACCCCTCGTCGGTTTGGAGGAGCTTGAAATATCAGAGAATGTTTTCCCTGAACTTAAACCCGTTGCCTTCCACGGGCTCAAGAATTTACGTAAACTGTGGATTATGAACTCCGGCATCACCACCATTGAGAGGAATGCgtttgatgacatcacagctTTGGTGGAGTTGAACTTGGCTCataataatttgtcatctctCCCCCATAACCTCTTCACACCTCTGCAGTACTTAGTGGAGCTCCATCTGCACCACAACCCTTGGAAATGTGACTGCGATGTCGTGTGGCTCTCCTGGTGGCTCAGAGAGTACATTCCCACCAATTCCACCTGCTGTGGACGCTGCCATATCCCCAGCCACATGAAAGGGAGATACCTGGTGGAAGTGGACCAGACCACGTTTCAGTGTTCGGCGCCATTCATACTCGACGCTCCGAGAGACCTAAATATCTCGGCGGCGAGGGTGGCAGAACTCAAGTGTCGCACAGCTGCCATGAGCTCTGTTAGATGGCTTCTCCCCAGCGGGACAGTACTGACACATGGTTCGATTCACCCACGGATATCTGTCCTTAACGACGGGACCCTCAACTTCTCCAATGTTCTGCCATCAGACACAGGGGTCTATACTTGCATGGTGAGCAACATGGCAGGGAATTCAAACGCCTCGGCTTACCTAAATGTCAGTAATGCCGAACTCAATACATCAAATCTGTCCTATTTTACTACCGTGACCGTGGAGGTATTAGAGCCAACGGTGGAGGAAACCCCCAAACCCAAACCAACCGTCCCTGCCTCGCCTTCAGTCTTCAAACCTGTCTTCATTTCCACCCCTACTGTGCTGTTCCAAAACACGCAAACTCCAAGACAGGTGTCAATCCCCACTGCCAGACTTCCCAGCGGGCCTGTTGCTAGCCTGGATGAGATCATGAAAACCACCAAGATCATCATTGGCTGTTTTGTGGCTGTGACCTTGTTGGCAGCAGCCATGTTAATAGCATTCTATAAGTTGCGTAAACGGCATCAACAAAGGAGCACAGTGGCCGCGGCCAGGACCATAGAGATCATACAAATGGAGGAGGAAGTCCCTCCAGTTCCACCCTCTTCTGGATCTAGCGGCTCGGAGGAGACTGGTTTGGTATTGCCTACCTTAGTGGAACACAACAGCAACGCCTTTAAGCCTGGCTATGTGTCGTCCTCTCGTCAAGGGGCCTACGCGGCCCATTGGACCCAGAACAACACTCTGCACCGTTCAGCCAGACAGCATCACAGCCACATCAGCACCATAGCAGATCCATATATCATTAAGACTACTCATGAAAAAGAGAAGGTTCAAGAGACCCAAATTTGAATAATGTTCCTCCTGGGTTCGTCTCTGACTCTGCCCCAACCTTTTGTCCATGTTGTAGAatgcacaaagaaaaaaacatggtCCTTTTTTTTGTACAGAAGTGCAAAGCAGAGATACTTCTTGTTTCTTGTACATGCCTATACATAAGTATATCACTGAAAAGAATAcaaatctatatatctatatacgtTCATGAGACTATCAGGAAGTGGTGAGATATGCAGATTCTattagaaaagaaagaaatttgACACTATTTTCTAAGAACAGGTGACCTCTGCTTAAGGAATGCTTTTAGTCAATGAGAGCGACACTCGATAGTGCAGAAATGGGACAATATTTAAGATGCAGTAAAAGATGAGTCTTTGTGTGGTTGCTGATAACAGCCTCATAGAAACTTCATTTTTCTTGTGCCAAACACGATATGCAATAAATCGGTATTCCCCAACAAAGTGGGGTGGGGGGTATAAAAGTCAAATGTGTCTAAATTTGAGCATTTGTGTATGGATAGCGATGCGATGGCACAGATGGAGCGAGTGCTGTTCAGAAGCCGAGAGACAAATGCTTTTTGGACTGCAGTACATTTTCTGCAGCTCAGATTTAAACCTGTGTTTGCTGATGTCATGCTTtgaccattgttttttttaaatctaaacgTGTTAAATGTGTGTGCACATCAAATGATCCGGCAAGCAGACTAATAGCAGTTGTTGCAAATACTTAGTTCTGTTTCTGGTTTGCATTCTGTTGTGTTGTTTCTCTCCCTTTTACGTTTTGCTTCTTAATGGCTTGTGTAGTGTTTAGGGCTAATTTACTAATGCATTACAGCAGTTGCCTGACTTGTCTCTGCAAGGGCTCATTCTGATGCTAATTTTTCGGCGGAACTGACATGCGGTGCAATGATACAGGGCTTCGCGCCCCATTCTGGCTTTGgaaaaggtttaaaaaaaaaaaaaaaaaagaaacaaatggaTCGACTTTGAACACAATGAATGTTTGTCTGCTATCCGGGGCTTTTTCCATGGACTACATTGACTTTGTTTTACCTGTTTGATTTGAGGAACACTATTTTTATGGAGAGACAAAAAGAgtctatgaaaaaaataaaacctattGGTTTGTATTTCTTCAAACGGAAACACATTCATCTCatgtcttttgtgtgtgtgtgatttgtttAATCGTAAAAAGCGGGTGTCGGATTGTAAATCAACCCCCAAACCTCCCATTTTACTCTCCTATGCATTTACTTGGTGTCTGCATGAATGGGTCTTTAAGTAAGTGGTGTACAATGCTGCGTTATACCCCACAGTGGGGCTTTATGCAGGTCCGATACGCTGTTGGTCTTTGATACCACCACTCATGAAACGTTGATCGTTTTTCACTAAGTGAgcagaggaaaacaaaaatacatgtaTCCCACAGTTGTACAGTTTGGGGGTTTCATTTCCTTTTATCTCCAGGTTCCACTGTCATCTTGTGTCTTTTCCACAAAATGTTTCATCTGTTTTAGAGTGAGAGCTAAATCCAAAGCTTGCAATGGGAAGTaaacttattattattttgttatgaATGTACAAATCATTAGATATAGTTGGTACTGCAGACTCTATTTAAAACCCGCAGACAGCTAATTGTTTGTATAACGCTGTACACGCAAAGAAAACGACAACACAAAAAATCATCTCGCTGAGGCTATTTGCAGAAATTAAAGTCTGAGCCCTGTGACAATTATACAGCATGGTGAGTTGGCAGGAACAGCAAGGCTCCACTCAACTGCTCCAGGGTGGGGGTTCTTTCGCTAATCACAGAGGTTAGCCATCGTCGTTTTTGTGCAAAAGCAGCATTCACATTTTGTTCCTTGACCTTGCTCATAATCAGCATGGTCTAATTGAGATTTTAATGAGAAGTTACAAATATAAACAAGAAAGGTATTATTTTCTTAATGTATCTAtttagtgtttgtgtgagagtGAGAAACTCCAAAGATATCAGAATCATGGCAAACAGGTGATGCTTATGTTCGCAacagtgttatttatttatttaaagtcccaatgatcgtcacacacacatctgggtgtggtgaaatttgtcctctgcatttaacccatccccgtgtgattttgatccatcccctgggggagaggggagcagtgagcagcagcagtgccgcgctcgggaatcatttggtgatctaaccccccaatttcaTCCCttcatgctgagtgccaagcagggaggaaatgggtcccatttttatagtctttggtatgacccagtCGGGGGTTGAACCCACAactttccagtctcagggcagacactctaccactagtccactgagctggtcaaatattttgggTCAAACTGGGATTCGAACATGGttcgctggggtgagagtccagagcactaaccactccaCTATGGAAcccgcatttatttatttagacatGGATCCATTTTACAAGAgtcatttttaaatgttaatGCAGGAAAAAAGTATTTGATGGCTGAGGCATTAAGCATAAAAGGGTGACATTAAGCATAAAAGGGCGATTCAAAATGAGAAAACGTTGAAATAATTATACTTCAGTCATTttgtacaaacaaaaacatgaattaACAGTGCTTATTTTTAATGTTACAAAAATGCATCAACATGTATCTTtcgttaacaaaaaaaaagggtaaTTTTCTACCCCTACATATAAACAATAAGGTGccgtacattttttttgtatcaaaaaatttgactttgacatttttGACCTAATGGCAAAAATTTATTGACAGAATGATGCTCAGCATGTTATCGTGCTGCCTCACTGTTCTGAGTTTGAATCTCAACTTTGGCCCATCTTTGTGTATGCTCTCCCTCTGATTGTGTGGTCTTTCTCTGGGTATTGCAACCTCTTCCCACATATCGATAACATGCACGTTAGCTTGATTGAATAATCTAAATTGTCCCGATGTGAAGGTCgttatgtgccctgtgattggctagtGACCAGTAGGGTGGCTGGCGTTTGGTCTTTCACGTACTTCTAACATGCAAAAATGGTTTTACTTATTTCAGCACATTCATTTAGTGCAAAATCTAACTAAATTCTCCAGGGAACAGATGCTATTAATAGGTGTG harbors:
- the lrrc4.2 gene encoding leucine-rich repeat-containing protein 4.2 translates to MSPLGQVSVQLTWNTALLAVLSLMVPALSMCQSSSPALGSASSQNCPGMCSCTNQLSKVVCTRRGLVRVPSNIPANTRYLNLMENSIETIQADTFRHLHHLEVLQLGRNAIRQIEVGAFNGLTSLNTLALFDNRLTVIPSGAFEYLSKLRELWLRNNPIESIPSYAFNRVPSLMRLDLGELRKLEYISDGAFEGLQNLKYLNLGMCHLREFPNLSPLVGLEELEISENVFPELKPVAFHGLKNLRKLWIMNSGITTIERNAFDDITALVELNLAHNNLSSLPHNLFTPLQYLVELHLHHNPWKCDCDVVWLSWWLREYIPTNSTCCGRCHIPSHMKGRYLVEVDQTTFQCSAPFILDAPRDLNISAARVAELKCRTAAMSSVRWLLPSGTVLTHGSIHPRISVLNDGTLNFSNVLPSDTGVYTCMVSNMAGNSNASAYLNVSNAELNTSNLSYFTTVTVEVLEPTVEETPKPKPTVPASPSVFKPVFISTPTVLFQNTQTPRQVSIPTARLPSGPVASLDEIMKTTKIIIGCFVAVTLLAAAMLIAFYKLRKRHQQRSTVAAARTIEIIQMEEEVPPVPPSSGSSGSEETGLVLPTLVEHNSNAFKPGYVSSSRQGAYAAHWTQNNTLHRSARQHHSHISTIADPYIIKTTHEKEKVQETQI